From a single Aspergillus puulaauensis MK2 DNA, chromosome 2, nearly complete sequence genomic region:
- a CDS encoding uncharacterized protein (COG:S;~EggNog:ENOG410Q2CK;~antiSMASH:Cluster_2.11), with amino-acid sequence MTKELSFDIRFASVPAHEQYGDGKELADRVREIYKGKNLEIPDDFDSTLTTPPVHFMQVFAPDDVDIDELKKVTVPRGLDIDIMEFLY; translated from the exons ATGACTAAAGAGCTG AGCTTCGATATCCGGTTCGCTAGTGTTCCGGCTCATGAGCAGTATGGTGATGGGAAGGAGCTCGCAGATAG AGTCCGCGAAATATATAAAGGCAAAAACCTTGAGATCCCGGATGACTTCGACTCGACTTTGACTACGCCGCCTGTTCATTTCATGCA GGTGTTCGCGCCCGACGACGTGGACATCGACGAGCTGAAAAAGGTGACTGTTCCACGTGGGTTGGACATCGACATTATGGAATTCCTGTATTAG
- a CDS encoding glutamate decarboxylase (COG:E;~EggNog:ENOG410Q2HV;~InterPro:IPR015424,IPR002129,IPR015421,IPR010107;~PFAM:PF00282;~go_function: GO:0003824 - catalytic activity [Evidence IEA];~go_function: GO:0004351 - glutamate decarboxylase activity [Evidence IEA];~go_function: GO:0016831 - carboxy-lyase activity [Evidence IEA];~go_function: GO:0030170 - pyridoxal phosphate binding [Evidence IEA];~go_process: GO:0006536 - glutamate metabolic process [Evidence IEA];~go_process: GO:0019752 - carboxylic acid metabolic process [Evidence IEA]): MVNLSRVAQESDTHRDRRSARDSSVSTTEYAGVYGTKYAAEELPLYVMNQSGMPADVAYRLISDELSLDGNPLLNMASFVTTYMEQQAQDLMANAISKNFIDFEQYPQSARMQTRCINMIAELFNAPKTASDSADSKNESEAEAEGAMGTSTVGSSEAIMLGLLAMKKKWQQKRRDAGKDTWRPNIVMNSAVQVCWEKAARYFDVEERYVYCTPERFVIDPAQAVGLVDENTIGICAILGTTYTGHYEDVKGINDLLVKKAIDCPIHVDAASGGFVAPFICPERLWDFRLEKVVSINVSGHKYGLVYPGIGWVFWRSPDHLPKELIFNVNYLGAEQATFTLNFSKGASHIIGQYYQLIRLGRNGYKAVMSNLVQISQKLARGLSDQGLIILSDNSGNGGNGVPLVAFRLPDDESRLFDEFALSAVLRRRGWVVPAYTMAPKSNSLKLMRVVIREDFTAHRCGILIEDVQMAMKSLEEMDEETIARYTKYVAEHGTSLPNAHSFYGDEKHSLQGQTGKTHAVC, translated from the exons ATGGTAAACCTCTCCCGCGTCGCCCAGGAATCCGACACCCACCGCGACCGGCGCTCCGCCCGCGACAGCTCCGTCAGCACAACCGAATATGCCGGCGTCTACGGGACCAAGTACGCAGCAGAGGAACTGCCTCTGTACGTGATGAACCAGAGCGGCATGCCGGCAGATGTCGCGTACCGGCTGATCAGCGACGAGCTGAGTCTTGATGGGAATCCGTTGTTGAA TATGGCGAGTTTCGTCACGACTTATATG GAACAACAAGCGCAAGACCTCATGGCCAATGCTATCAGCAAAAACTTCATCGACTTCGAACAATATCCGCAATCCGCACGGATGCAAACACGGTGCATCAACATGATCGCGGAGCTCTTCAACGCCCCTAAGACCGCATCGGACTCGGCAGACAGCAAGAATGAaagcgaagccgaagccgaaggagCAATGGGCACATCGACCGTCGGCTCCTCAGAAGCCATCATGCTGGGCCTGCtcgcaatgaagaagaaatggcaGCAGAAGCGCCGCGACGCCGGGAAGGACACATGGCGGCCGAACATCGTCATGAACAGCGCTGTGCAGGTGTGCTGGGAGAAGGCAGCGCGATATTTCGACGTCGAGGAGCGATACGTGTACTGCACGCCGGAGCGTTTTGTGATTGATCCTGCGCAGGCGGTTGGCCTGGTGGACGAGAACACGATTGGGATCTGTGCGATCCTGGGCACGACTTATACAGGGCACTACGAGGACGTCAAGGGGATCAATGACCTGCTTGtcaagaaggccattgaCTGCCCGATCCATGTCGACGCCGCGAGTGGTGGGTTTGTGGCGCCGTTTATTTGCCCTGAGCGGCTGTGGGATTTCCGGCTTGAGAAGGTCGTTTCGATTAATGTCTCTGGACATAAATACGGACTC GTCTATCCCGGCATCGGCTGGGTCTTCTGGCGCTCTCCAGACCATCTCCCCAAAGAGCTCATCTTCAACGTCAACTATCTCGGCGCTGAGCAGGCCACATTCACCCTAAACTTCTCCAAAGGCGCATCCCACATAATAGGCCAGTACTACCAACTGATCCGGCTAGGCAGAAACGGCTACAAGGCCGTAATGTCGAACCTCGTGCAGATATCCCAGAAGCTCGCCCGCGGGCTCTCAGACCAGGGCCTGATAATCCTCAGCGACAACTCCGGAAACGGAGGCAACGGCGTCCCACTAGTTGCATTCCGGCTCCCGGACGACGAGTCTAGACTCTTCGACGAGTTTGCGCTCTCTGCTGTCCTGAGACGGCGCGGGTGGGTTGTCCCGGCTTACACGATGGCGCCGAAGAGCAACAGCCTGAAGCTCATGCGCGTCGTCATCAGAGAGGACTTCACGGCGCACCGGTGCGGGATTTTAATCGAGGACGTGCAAATGGCCATGAagtcgctggaggagatggacgaggagACCATTGCGCGGTATACCAA GTATGTCGCCGAGCATGGAACGAGTCTTCCGAATGCGCACTCGTTCTACGGTGACGAGAAGCACTCGCTCCAGGGGCAGACGGGGAAGACCCATGCCGTTTGTTGA
- a CDS encoding glycoside hydrolase family 71 protein (CAZy:GH71;~COG:G;~EggNog:ENOG410PJGT;~InterPro:IPR005197;~PFAM:PF03659;~SECRETED:SignalP(1-24);~go_function: GO:0016787 - hydrolase activity [Evidence IEA]), protein MSFILLWALPIFLSLLTIPQCIQAKAVFAHFMVANTANYTISDWESDISLAKASSIDAFALNSGFGANHTAKALKDAFAVAKQQNFKLFFSLDYSGNGNWPKDQAVKLLSNYTGHDAYYRHEDGRALVSTFEGFQAAGDWGDIKKEVGKNVGNDKCCFFIPEWASAGLAKASRVSATDGLMSWDAWPYGNTEMNTTEDKQYMDVLKKEGKSYIMPVSPWFYTNLRQFHKNWVWQGDELWTQRWKQVVEVQPEYVEILTWNDYGESHYIGPVREKAVGVLESAGAPFDYVSGMPHDGWRAMLPYWITQYKAGGGQTAREGGEIGEEVLSAWYRVSAASACGDGKTVGNSKSQDQTLLKPAEILQDKVFYSALLEGRADVKVSIGGENRTAEWTDVPEGGRGVYTGSIPFDKHTGEVVVTLTRNGDFLAQMKGKDIQDSCPGNLTNWNAWVGNATAVKTNRAPGADGDDSAGVSLHTSLWLLVFSLLNVSLLI, encoded by the exons ATGTCCTTCATTCTGCTATGGGCCCTCCCCATCTTCCTATCCCTCCTCACAATCCCCCAATGCATCCAAGCAAAAGCCGTCTTTGCCCACTTCATG GTCGCAAACACAGCCAACTACACGATATCAGACTGGGAATCCGACATCAGCCTAGCAAAAGCATCCTCGATCGACGCCTTCGCCCTAAACTCCGGCTTCGGGGCAAACCACACCGCAAAGGCCCTGAAAGACGCATTCGCCGTAGCCAAGCAGCAGAACTTCAAACTATTCTTCTCGCTCGATTACTCCGGCAATGGGAACTGGCCGAAAGACCAGGCTGTCAAACTACTCAGCAACTACACAGGCCACGACGCTTACTACCGCCATGAAGACGGGCGCGCGCTGGTTAGTACCTTCGAGGGCTTCCAGGCGGCGGGCGATTGGGGCGATATTAAGAAAGAGGTGGGCAAGAATGTAGGGAATGATAAATGCTGCTTCTTTATCCCGGAGTGGGCGTCGGCGGGGCTAGCCAAGGCGTCGAGGGTCTCTGCTACAGATGGGCTGATGAGCTGGGATGCGTGGCCGTATGGGAATACGGAGATGAACACGACGGAGGATAAGCAGTACATGGACGTGCTTAAGAAGGAAGGGAAGTCTTATATCATGCCTGTGTCGCCGTGGTTCTACACGAATCTGCGCCAGTTTCACAAGAACTGGGTGTGGCAGGGGGATGAGCTCTGGACGCAGCGGTGGAAGCAGGTCGTCGAGGTGCAGCCGGAGTATGTCGAGATCCTGACCTGGAATGACTACGGAGAGAGTCACTATATTGGGCCTGTGAGGGAGAAGGCTGTCGGGGTGTTGGAGAGCGCGGGGGCGCCGTTTGACTATGTCTCAGGGATGCCGCACGACGGGTGGCGGGCGATGCTGCCGTACTGGATCACTCAGTATAAGGCTGGAGGAGGCCAGACGGCGAGAGAGGGCGGGGAGATCGGGGAGGAGGTGTTGAGTGCCTGGTACCGAGTCAGTGCGGCGAGTGCGTgtggggatgggaagacgGTGGGCAATAGTAAAAGCCAGGACCAGACTCTGTTGAAGCCCGCGGAGATCCTGCAGGACAAGGTTTTCTACTCGGCGCTTCTGGAAGGGAGAGCAGACGTCAAGGTCAGTATAGGGGGCGAGAACCGGACGGCAGAGTGGACGGATGTGCCTGAGGGGGGCAGGGGGGTGTATACAGGGTCCATCCCGTTCGACAAGCACACCGGCGAGGTGGTGGTGACTCTGACGCGCAACGGGGACTTCCTGGCGCAGATGAAGGGGAAAGACATCCAGGACAGTTGCCCAGGCAATCTCACCAACTGGAATGCGTGGGTTGGGAATGCCACAGCTGTCAAGACGAACCGGGCACCCGGAGCAGACGGCGATGACTCGGCGGGCGTCTCGCTGCACACAAGTctgtggctgctggtgttttctttgttgAATGTTTCCTTGTTGATATGA
- a CDS encoding uncharacterized protein (COG:U;~EggNog:ENOG410PJTM;~InterPro:IPR037104,IPR001464,IPR009117,IPR018252, IPR018502;~PFAM:PF00191;~go_function: GO:0005509 - calcium ion binding [Evidence IEA];~go_function: GO:0005544 - calcium-dependent phospholipid binding [Evidence IEA]), which produces MSYPPPNNYGQYSQGPPPQGYPAAYPPASYPAHPAQPPYGAPPGGSPAPPGSAGGYPPHSSAHQQPPFQGSPYQQYPPHPQQLQQPPAPYGQPPWGSGPPPGQYGTPPPPQGSHGSHSPYPPQSGGQYPPPGQYPPQGHFPPGGPPPGAYGGPPPGPPGPYGAAPGGYPPPAAPVPAPPSLGYDPDQRASGDASKEADALRKAMKGWGTDEAALIGVLAKPDPLQMALIRNTYMERHGRNLEKDLKSELSGDFEVAMVSLAAGPLGQDIMYLRDAMSGIGTDEVAINDVLIGRSNADLRAIKYQYVNKYNKALVEDIKSDLSGKTEKFFLMLLNAVRPERGTYFDQAAVEKDLHELHLATNAKTGTDEIGVAAVFLAASDQRLVAVAQAFEAKYHISLEKTIKSEFSGHLEKALLGLLARAKDPLKFDVETMLAIVPVGGGKPDIKRLIYWAVRLHWNPPYLKQVKEALLQRTGSDFGRRIRASLAPGDLQNVIMKVWS; this is translated from the coding sequence ATGTCCTATCCGCCGCCCAATAACTACGGCCAGTACTCGCAGGGCCCTCCCCCCCAGGGCTACCCCGCCGCGTATCCGCCCGCCTCCTATCCAGCCCATCCTGCCCAACCTCCATACGGCGCTCCTCCTGGCGGAAGCCCAGCTCCCCCAGGCAGCGCCGGCGGATATCCTCCCCATTCATCTGCGCACCAGCAACCGCCGTTCCAGGGCTCCCCGTACCAGCAATACCCCCCGCACCCacagcagctccagcagccgCCCGCTCCCTACGGCCAACCCCCCTGGGGCTCCGGCCCCCCTCCAGGCCAATACGgcacccctcctcctccccagggCTCGCACGGATCGCACTCCCCGTACCCTCCTCAGTCTGGCGGGCAGTACCCCCCTCCCGGCCAATACCCGCCCCAGGGCCATTTCCCGCCGGGCGGTCCGCCACCAGGTGCATACGGCGGCCCTCCACCAGGCCCTCCCGGTCCATATGGCGCAGCACCAGGCGGATATCCCCCTCCTGCAGCGCCAGTCCCCGCGCCGCCATCGCTAGGCTACGACCCCGACCAGCGCGCCTCAGGCGACGCCTCAAAAGAAGCCGATGCGCTCCGCAAAGCCATGAAGGGCTGGGGAACCGACGAGGCCGCGTTGATCGGTGTACTGGCAAAACCCGACCCGCTGCAGATGGCGCTGATCCGGAATACGTATATGGAGCGGCACGGGCGCAACCTCGAGAAGGACTTGAAGAGTGAGCTTTCCGGGGACTTTGAGGTTGCGATGGTCTCGCTTGCGGCGGGGCCGTTGGGGCAGGATATTATGTATCTGCGCGACGCGATGAGCGGGATTGGGACGGACGAGGTTGCGATTAATGATGTGCTGATTGGGCGGTCGAATGCGGACCTGCGCGCGATCAAGTACCAGTATGTgaataagtataataaggCGCTGGTGGAGGATATCAAGAGTGACTTGTCCGGGAAAACGGAGAAGTTCTTcctgatgctgttgaatgcGGTGCGCCCCGAGCGCGGGACGTACTTTGACCAGGCGGCTGTGGAGAAGGATCTTCACGAGCTGCATCTCGCGACGAATGCGAAGACGGGCACTGATGAGATTGGCGTTGCGGCGGTGTTTCTGGCGGCGTCGGACCAGAGGCTTGTGGCGGTTGCGCAGGCGTTCGAGGCCAAGTACCACATCTCGCTGGAGAAGACGATCAAGAGTGAGTTTAGTGGGCAtctggagaaggcgttgCTCGGTCTTCTTGCCAGGGCGAAGGATCCGCTCAAGTTCGATGTCGAGACGATGCTGGCCATAGTCCCTGTTGGTGGAGGGAAGCCGGATATCAAGAGGCTGATATACTGGGCTGTGAGGCTGCATTGGAACCCGCCGTACCTGAAGCAGGTCAAGGAGGCCCTTTTGCAGCGGACAGGCAGTGACTTTGGCCGGAGGATCAGGGCGTCGCTGGCCCCTGGCGATCTGCAGAATGTGATTATGAAGGTGTGGTCTTGA
- a CDS encoding putative UDP-glucose,sterol transferase (COG:C,G;~EggNog:ENOG410PK3H;~InterPro:IPR002213,IPR004276;~go_function: GO:0008194 - UDP-glycosyltransferase activity [Evidence IEA];~go_function: GO:0016758 - transferase activity, transferring hexosyl groups [Evidence IEA];~go_process: GO:0005975 - carbohydrate metabolic process [Evidence IEA];~go_process: GO:0030259 - lipid glycosylation [Evidence IEA]): MEQSQSQSRSQLQSQSQQQQQDGISSEDWARSYDPTQGQKVHEGHGLDTGVRVMEDGRLNINLTPNKPWLQRIARHTKEHPYPHGPVDRKPSVSFPPGEEERCPLRLNIVIQVVGSRGDIQPFLAIGKYLASHGHRVRLATHLSFRESVLDQGLEFFNIGGDPAELMAFMVKNPGLMPDMRTIRSGAIQRRRREMKSIFTGCWRSCFESGDGTGIEHHVREDPWSEEVDARDVPFVADVVIANPPSFAHMSCAEKLGIPLNMMFTMPWSATQAFPHPLANIQSQNTGPSVANFASYAIVEIMMWEGLGDLINRFRKRELGLDPLDAIRAPSIAHRLQIPYTYLWSPALLEKPLDWGQNIDVVGFSTLPRPSDYQPPSDLQAFLNAGPAPIYIGFGSIVVDDAAALTRIVFSAVQAAGQRAVVSKGWGNIGAEEADTDSIMMIDKCPHDWLFQHVSAVVHHGGAGTTAAGLALGRPTVVIPFFGDQTFWGSIVSRAGAGPDPIPWKRLTVEKLADAIRFTMKESTKEKAAEIGENMRQEEGVRNAVCSFYQHLDEEALRCSLCPCRPAVWWVKQSRMKLSAFAATVLVETGLVKPHNLVLYRSKEYDTSRDPRGPLSAGAEVLYGVVTDFVATMASVPTDVAEVFRGDRPRHRSRRHLRHGQHNRPIHAWKKHRYAQGRTDRVESEKREDESEGEGESAGSDSSPSSSSASSYTSAREGQETSSSSVSKNRPNGAVSNAARDREIDAMASADTDVFSKIPTNEDDMDMQPLSLENTIGHQSREKGVEVREVLTDARYHVSRVGKHLLDWVLLLPTDLTMSFSKGFHNAPKLYHDPMVQETPTVRGARGGLRAAGTEFTQEMYQGVTGIVTQPIYGHKESGAVGMIKGVGKGVGGVFLKPAAGLWGLAGYPLKGIHKSLRNSLSRSKIRDILASRIKQGIGEMVAATPEERAAVIRRWNELQKGETNGHA; encoded by the exons ATGgagcagtcgcagtcgcagtctcgGTCACAATTACAAtcgcagtcgcagcagcagcagcaagatgGCATCTCGTCCGAGGACTGGGCGCGAAGCTACGACCCCACCCAGGGCCAGAAGGTGCACGAGGGGCATGGCCTGGACACGGGCGTTCGGGTGATGG AGGACGGGcgcctcaacatcaacctcaCCCCGAACAAACCCTGGCTCCAGCGCATCGCCCGCCACACCAAAGAACACCCATACCCGCACGGGCCCGTCGATCGCAAGCCCTCAGTCTCGTTCCCCccgggcgaagaagagcgcTGTCCGCTGCGCCTAAACATCGTCATCCAGGTCGTCGGATCGCGCggcgatatccagccctTCCTCGCTATCGGGAAGTACCTCGCCTCGCACGGCCACCGGGTGCGCCTCGCAACGCACCTCTCCTTCCGCGAATCCGTGCTCGACCAGGGGTTGGAATTCTTCAATATCGGCGGCGACCCGGCAGAGCTGATGGCGTTTATGGTGAAGAATCCCGGGTTGATGCCGGATATGCGCACGATTCGCAGCGGGGCGatccagcggcggcggcgcgagATGAAGAGTATCTTCACCGGGTGTTGGCGGTCTTGCTTTGAGAGCGGCGATGGGACGGGCATTGAGCATCATGTTCGAGAGGATCCGTGGagtgaggaggttgatgcgAGGGATGTGCCGTTTGTGGCGGATGTGGTTATTGCCAATCCCCCGAGTTTTGCGCATATGAGTTGTGCGGAGAAGTTGGGGATTCCCTTGAATATGATGTTTAC CATGCCCTGGTCAGCGACACAGGCCTTCCCTCACCCCCTGGCCAacatccagtcccagaatACCGGCCCTTCAGTTGCAAACTTCGCCTCGTACGCCATCGTCGAGATCATGATGTGGGAAGGACTCGGAGACCTGATCAATCGCTTTCGCAAGCGCGAACTAGGGCTGGACCCGTTGGATGCGATCCGCGCGCCGAGTATCGCGCACCGGCTCCAGATCCCGTATACATACCTATG GTCCCCCGCCCTGCTCGAAAAACCACTCGACTGGGGCCAAAACATCGACGTCGTCGGCTTCTCAACCCTCCCCCGTCCCTCAGACTACCAACCCCCCTCCGACCTGCAAGCCTTCCTCAACGCCGGCCCAGCCCCAATCTACATCGGCTTCGGGTCGATAGTCGTAGACGACGCCGCCGCATTAACGCGAATCGTCTTCTCCGCCGTGCAAGCAGCCGGGCAGCGCGCCGTCGTGTCAAAGGGCTGGGGCAACAtcggcgccgaagaagcagacACGGACTCAATCATGATGATCGATAAATGCCCGCACGACTGGCTCTTCCAGCACGTTTCCGCTGTGGTGCATCACGGCGGCGCGGGGACCACGGCCGCCGGACTCGCGCTGGGTCGGCCGACGGTCGTGATTCCGTTCTTCGGCGACCAGACCTTCTGGGGCAGCATTGTCTCTCGGGCTGGTGCAGGGCCGGACCCGATTCCGTGGAAACGACTCACGGTGGAGAAACTGGCTGATGCGATTCGGTTTACGATGAAGGAATCAACGAAGGAGAAAGCTGCGGAGATTGGGGAGAATATGAGGCAGGAGGAAGGGGTGCGCAACGCCGTGTGTTCGTTCTACCAGCatctggacgaggaggcgctGCGGTGCTCGCTGTGTCCTTGTCGGCCGGCTGTGTGGTGGGTGAAGCAGTCGCGGATGAAGCTGAGTGCGTTTGCGGCGACGGTGCTGGTTGAGACGGGGCTGGTCAAGCCTCATAATCTGGTGCTGTACCGGTCGAAGGAGTATGATACGAGTCGGGATCCGAGGGGCCCGTTGTCGGCTGGTGCTGAGGTGTTGTATGGAGTTGTGACGGACTTTGTGGCGACGATGGCGTCTGTTCCGACGGACGTGGCGGAGGTGTTTAGGGGGGATCGACCCCGGCATCGGTCGAGGAGGCATTTGAGGCATGGGCAGCATAACAGGCCGATTCATGCGTGGAAGAAGCACAGATATGCCCAGGGGAGGACAGACAGAGTGGAGAgtgagaagagggaggatgagagcgagggagagggagagagtgCTGGGAGTGATTCCAGTCCAAGTAGCTCGTCTGCATCATCGTACACATCAGCGCGAGAAGGACAGGAaacctcatcgtcgtcagTCTCGAAGAACCGACCAAACGGCGCAGTCAGTAATGCGGCCAGAGATAGAGAGATAGACGCCATGGCATCCGCCGACACAGATGTCTTCTCCAAGATACCCACAAACGAAGACGATATGGACATGCAACCACTGAGTCTGGAGAATACGATCGGACATCAGagcagagagaaaggagttGAAGTGCGCGAAGTGCTGACCGATGCGCGATATCATGTCTCCCGCGTTGGAAAGCATCTCCTCGACTGGGTGCTTCTGCTGCCTACGGATCTGACGATGAGTTTCTCCAAGGGCTTCCATAATGCGCCGAAGCTGTATCATGATCCGATGGTCCAGGAGACGCCGACTGTGCGTGGAGCGCGAGGAGGGCTGCGTGCTGCTGGGACG GAATTCACGCAGGAAATGTATCAAGGCGTCACTGGTATCGTGACACAGCCCATCTACGGACACAAAGAGTCTGGGGCGGTAGGCATGATTAAAGGCGTTGGCAAAGGCGTAGGGGGGGTGTTTCTCAAGCCAGCTGCAG GGCTCTGGGGACTGGCAGGATATCCGCTTAAAGGAATACACAAATCCCTGCGGAACTCGCTCTCAAGAAGCAAAATCCGGGATATACTGGCGTCGCGCATCAAGCAGGGGATCGGAGAGATGGTGGCAGCCACGCCAGAGGAACGAGCAGCGGTGATTCGGCGCTGGAatgagctgcagaagggcGAGACGAATGGACATGcatag
- a CDS encoding uncharacterized protein (COG:S;~EggNog:ENOG410PTN1) — MSATLDLAIMTRVAAGSGLTIHQPHEEQYTYGAIAIATAIGMLKHQATRGALVNIALIYDTNRCGNQLFQRDPRLATQAVDNFIRKIDSRFPMVTIERRLTNLDCIAYHDRCEWEGTQQSWDPRSSMIGLNSVKFNDMINAAGNSQTFREYQFQFAAAIFHEIGGHMLITYLGNGGRGTPPTLSAHDYQRNPRRGESGRYLELSLFGGTLEFYKDTASTDTVKGVAHLIGADGFARKVDDSVFRDVMDFDRNPVPNFSFPFRTTGPAIQRSTLSSVGRGMPVDAYMRDMQTMMAQRPPSATLSGSRFRVRVKDIKSVLSDRRKRLRAC, encoded by the exons ATGTCTGCTACTCTTGACCTCGCAATCATGACCCGCGTTGCCGCCGGGTCAGGGCTAACCATCCACCAGCCGCATGAGGAGCAGTACACCTACGGTGCGATTGCCATCGCCACAGCGATAGGGATGCTTAAACACCAGGCTACTCGTGGGGCCCTCGTCAACATTGCGCTGATCTATGACACCAACCGTTGTGGAAACCAGCTATTCCAGAGAGACCCTCGCTTAGCTACACAGGCCGTGGATAACTTCATTCGGAAGATAGACTCCAGATTCCCCATGGTCACCATCGAGCGGAGATTGACCAACCTCGACTGTATTGCCTACCATGATCGATGTGAATGGGAGGGCACGCAGCAAAGCTGGGACCCACGGTCGTCTATGATCGGTCTGAACTCAGTG aaattcaaTGACATGATCAATGCGGCCGGTAACAGCCAGACATTTCGAGAGTACCAATTCCAATTTGCAGCAGCCATATTTCATGAGATTGGAGGCCATATGTTGATCACTTACCTTGGAAATGGAGGCAGGGGTACGCCGCCAACTTTGTCAGCTCATGATTACCAGAGGAATCCCAGGAGAGGAGAGTCTGGCCGGTATCTAGAGCTGAGTTTGTTCGGTGGGACTCTGGAgttttataaagatactgCCTCGACCGACACTGTG AAAGGTGTAGCACATCTCATTGGTGCCGACGGATTTGCACGAAAGGTAGACGACAGCGTTTTCAGGGACGTCATGGACTTTG ACCGCAACCCTGTCCCAAActtttccttccccttcAGGACAACCGGGCCTGCAATTCAACGGAGCACGTTGTCCAGCGTGGGCCGGGGCATGCCCGTCGACGCCTACATGAGGGACATGCAAACAATGATGGCTCAGCGACCCCCGTCTGCCACTCTGTCGGGGTCCCGGTTTAGAGTCAGGGTTAAAGACATTAAATCAGTTCTCTCTGATCGTCGGAAGCGCCTAAGAGCCTGTTGA
- a CDS encoding uncharacterized protein (COG:S;~EggNog:ENOG410PRMD): MADNDTLKVALVTLAEQHLKTLRDTVQHILSTHRAECVFAQVAEGVSTQETAQYKLHDLDPQIKDRTKPALEALDLVKNWRSEFHLETLEIDEKVLQAYKDSRPGTKEFKLRLIETTAVVIHSLAALLFEHTNEQPYKCPEPERKIVIVDGLPEVTDEIIGDPIPTYLYHDDYLDHDLYPMGVADVVAYWAETHLFGGVVVFDHGESDTEFLDVFLHPDCSFKAFKLSDAQVDQFVSFGLYGEPAVPSPFPIKPGRDAVRLLPEFTMQKNIYRTKSDRRIPELPSGWHPVGRLEDDPQMMEFMDKYKNGDWTYGYNEI; this comes from the exons ATGGCAGATAACGATACTCTCAAGGTGGCGCTCGTGACGTTGGCCGAGCAGCATCTCAAAACCCTCCGCGACACCGTGCAGCACATCCTCTCCACTCATCGGGCCGAGTGCGTCTTTGCCCAGGTAGCTGAGGGGGTTTCGACACAAGAGACTGCTCAGTACAAGTTACATGACTTGGACCCTCAAATTAAAGATAGAACCAAACCAGCCCTGGAAGCACTTGATCTGGTCAAGAACTGGAGGTCCGAGTTTCACCTGGAGACGCTCGAAATTGACGAAAAG GTGCTACAAGCATATAAAGACAGCCGGCCAGGGACAAAGGAGTTTAAATTGCGACTGATTGAAACCACCGCTGTCGTTATCCATTCCCTTGCAGCGCTTCTATTCGAACATACAAACGAGCAGCCGTACAAATGTCCCGAGCCAGAGCGGAAGATTGTCATAGTGGATGGCCTACCAGAAGTAACCGATGAGATAATTGGTGATCCTATTCCAACGTATCTGTATCACGACGACTATCTCGACCACGACCTGTATCCGATGGGCGTTGCGGATGTCGTGGCCTACTGGGCGGAAACCCACCTATTTGGCGGCGTCGTTGTTTTTGATCACGGCGAGTCCGACACAGAA TTCCTCGACGTTTTCCTGCATCCAGACTGCAGCTTCAAGGCCTTCAAGCTGTCGGACGCCCAAGTAGACCAATTTGTTAGCTTTGGGCTGTACGGAGAACCAGCGGTACCCTCGCCATTTCCCATCAAACCAGGCCGTGATGCGGTCAGGCTTTTACCCGAGTTTACCATGCAGAAGAATATATACCGTACTAAGAGCGACCGGAGGATCCCCGAGCTACCATCTGGCTGGCATCCGGTGGGGCGATTGGAAGATGATCCTCAGATGATGGAGTTTATGGACAAGTACAAAAACGGCGATTGGACGTATGGCTACAATGAGATATAG